TTATACCTTACAATATTTTTATCTTTTGTATTTTAAGATGGAGCAAACTTACCGAGTTGAAAATTTTGATCCCAAAACCGACGAGAAAGAGCAGCAACACCTTGACTTACCTGTAAGTAAACATATTTAAATGTAATGTATTTTTTTCCAGTTCTACATATTTACCTACAATTTCTACTTTATAATCTTTTTTTATCTTTTCTATTTAAGACGGAGCCAACTTACCAAGTTGAAAAAGATGATCCCAAAACCGAAGAAGTCGAAGAGCAGCAACACCTCGAATCACATGTAAGTAAACATATTAAGAAATTCTGTAAAAGTGATATCTAATGATGTACTTTGATTTTGTAGAAACCTATAAAAAGAGTTGAGATAATTAAATGTGATGGAGAGCCAAGTCCAACCGCTTCAGAAATTCTACGTGAAATCAGTGAGCAGGTAAATCTGAATTTTAgcagtgtaatatattttattttttatgtccacattatttttttaaattgttgttaTCTTAGAAACGAAAGTGTGACAAGCTAAACAAAAGGTTAGAGTCTCTTGCCACCTGGAATTGGGAAGAGGTTATCAATGTCAGCAGCGATCATGGAGCTTCCGAAGATGATCCAAATCCCGATTATGAGATGGCTGATACTGCAGATTCAATGGAGAGTTTTTGGAAGAAATCTAAAATTCCACGAGCTGAAATACGTACCCGTGAACGAGTTGTTCAAGTCGATTCCGTCTAAAGCTTTTCATGATTTAAAATTTTCCATTATGTATATACAATGATATAATTCCAGAATTTCGCTCACAAAAAAGGATTGATTTGTTATGAAGTTTTACTCTCATAACTACAATCAAAAGTTTAGTAGATACTGTTTGAGGTCATGTCCTTTAAGAGCCCAGATCTCCTCCCTATATGGATAGAGATTTGACTAATACTTTAATTTTTTAGAagaaaaataattttaaaatatattttttttcttaaagaTGAAGATAAGAGCTagaaatttttttaaatatataattaaagaaCAGATCTGATCTGATGAACACGAAAACCCTAAGAGTATGAATCCCTTAGGGAATACTCTTAGGGAAATCCTTAAGGCCGTACATCAGATCTGATGAACACGAAAACCCTAGCTCGTACAACATTGATAAATGGAAAATAATCATGATCAACATACACACTTTACATAGAATCGTTCATCAAACACACGAAAAAATTAGTACTGATTACCCAAATATGAATAAAAACAGTAACAAATCACTATATGTGTACATCACAACAGAAATAGATAAATCACATGATACATATTAAAACTTTAAGAACTGACCTTGCAAACTTTAAGAATCTGGAGCTGTGGTATCTTCGCCTTGAAGATTTAACCACACCACAACCACTTTCCTTGCGGCATCTCCGTAAATCCTAGATCTGAATGACTGAAAACGACCGAGATGATGACGATTTGATTTCCAGCGAGATTTTGGAGTTCTGATTAGGCGGAGGCTTGTGAGGTTTTGTTGGAGGTGTGCACATCTTGAACTAGGGCAAAATTTGGAATGAGGTTTGTAGAAAAAGAGGTTAGGGTTTCGGAACACCCATATATGTGTAGCAGACCAAAGCCCCAAAGCCCACTGTAACACCTCCAACTTATTTGTTTAGAAAAAGAATTATGAGCCCATTTGACCTTAATTTGAATAATAAGCCCAAAGGCCATGATAAATATAATTCTTTTCTTAAAGggattaaattatttttttttaataaaataatatgttAACGAATTGGACTTGAGCTGAACTTCAATGAAAAAAAATGTGATAATGTATGTTGAATTCGtataattttgaaatttttaaaTCAATATCTTCAACTACTATAATTataatactaggttataaccccgtgtattacacgggttgaataaataaattttatatattaaataataaaacaatatatctttaaaaatcttctttattgcacgagttgaataaatataaatttatatattaaataataaaaagttatatctat
The sequence above is drawn from the Helianthus annuus cultivar XRQ/B chromosome 12, HanXRQr2.0-SUNRISE, whole genome shotgun sequence genome and encodes:
- the LOC110892402 gene encoding uncharacterized protein LOC110892402, producing the protein MEQTYRVENFDPKTDEKEQQHLDLPTEPTYQVEKDDPKTEEVEEQQHLESHKPIKRVEIIKCDGEPSPTASEILREISEQKRKCDKLNKRLESLATWNWEEVINVSSDHGASEDDPNPDYEMADTADSMESFWKKSKIPRAEIRTRERVVQVDSV